From a single Eleginops maclovinus isolate JMC-PN-2008 ecotype Puerto Natales chromosome 2, JC_Emac_rtc_rv5, whole genome shotgun sequence genomic region:
- the LOC134883843 gene encoding transmembrane emp24 domain-containing protein 6-like — protein sequence MLSSVGIWLIIILQLISERQQPAAAAPQSSADMLFITALLLALSSRCVWSRKSEPSLREADAGLFRGSDKYDFALDVPAAGVECFWHFAHQSGSFYLSYMVQWVTGMANDHRLFVTVNSPQGDLVASKHAPVSQMNFQTELTGFYRMCLGNHNQFGGIRVFVSFGVVYEGFEEMKRETEDGDKVLNSTLAGIEESMQKLQNQIFHMWRHYNFARMRKGKDHYLLQSNYNYVTWWSATQSVVILVSGYLQLLVLKRLFKTDSGRPRC from the exons ATGTTATCAAGCGTTGGTATCTGGTTAATAATTATCCTGCAGCTGATATCTGAGCGgcagcagcctgcagcagctgctccacaGAGCTCTGCAGACATGCTGTTCATCACCGCTCTGCTGTTAGCGCTGAGCTCCCGCTGCGTCTGGAGCAGGAAGTCCGAGCCGTCGCTCCGAGAGGCCGACGCAGGCTTGTTCAGAGGCTCCGACAAATATGACTTTGCTTTGGACGTGCCTGCTGCAGGAGTGGAGTGTTTCTGGCACTTTGCACACCAGAGTGGGAGCTTCTACCTGTCCTACATG GTGCAGTGGGTGACGGGGATGGCCAATGATCACCGGCTGTTTGTGACGGTAAACTCACCGCAGGGCGACCTCGTGGCTTCGAAGCACGCCCCCGTCAGTCAAATGAACTTCCAGACTGAGTTGACAG GTTTCTACCGGATGTGTCTCGGGAACCACAACCAGTTCGGAGGCATCAGGGTGTTTGTGAGCTTTGGCGTCGTCTACGAAGGTTtcgaggagatgaagagagagacgGAGGATGGGGACAAAGTCCTCAACAGCACTCTGGCCGGTATTGAG GAGAGTATGCAGAAGCTCCAGAATCAGATCTTCCACATGTGGCGTCATTACAACTTCGCCCGCATGAGGAAAGGGAAGGACCACTACCTCCTCCAGTCCAACTACAACTACGTCACCTGGTGGTCGGCGACCCAAAGCGTCGTCATCCTCGTGTCCGGATACCTGCAGCTCCTCGTCCTCAAAAGACTCTTCAAAACGGACTCCGGCCGGCCGCGATGCTGA
- the LOC134881036 gene encoding transmembrane emp24 domain-containing protein 6-like: MLRIILFLCLVFWGPVLGGPQTDFHGNMTDQELFWGTDQYDFSVVLPAAGLECFWHFAHRGERFYLSFMVQWVTGVGQDRHLTVTVNAPSSLIMATVDDAKGQINFEAEETGFYQMCFSNFHNRFGTMQVFLSFGVYYDGYQDPAKTKEEEKKKKEEASKDLNNTLSVIEGATHKVENYVFHMFRYYNFGRMRKSADYYLLLSNSQYVTWWSLALSLLIVTSGYLQLLFLKRLFITKSGAEEEKPRC, from the exons ATGTTGAGGATTATCCTGTTCTTGTGCCTCGTGTTTTGGGGTCCGGTTCTCGGCGGGCCCCAGACAGACTTCCACGGCAACATGACGGACCAGGAGCTGTTCTGGGGAACCGACCAGTACGACTTCTCCGTGGTGCTTCCTGCCGCCGGCCTCGAGTGCTTCTGGCACTTTGCTCACCGTGGAGAGAGATTCTACCTGAGCTTCATG GTGCAGTGGGTGACGGGCGTCGGCCAAGACAGACACCTGACCGTCACCGTGAACGCTCCCAGCAGCCTCATCATGGCGACCGTTGATGATGCAAAGGGTCAGATCAACTTTGAGGCCGAGGAAACGG GTTTCTATCAGATGTGTTTCAGCAACTTCCACAACCGCTTCGGCACCATGCAGGTGTTCCTCAGCTTCGGCGTTTACTACGACGGATACCAAGACCCCGCCAAGAccaaagaggaagagaagaagaagaaggaggaggccAGCAAGGACCTCAACAACACCCTGAGCGTCATCGag GGTGCGACTCACAAAGTGGAGAACTACGTCTTCCACATGTTCCGCTACTACAACTTCGGCCGCATGAGGAAGAGCGCCGACTACTACCTGCTGCTCTCCAACTCGCAGTACGTCACCTGGTGGTCCCTGGCCCTCAGCCTCCTCATCGTTACCTCGGGTtacctgcagctcctcttcctcaagaGGCTCTTCATCACCAAGAGCGGCGCCGAGGAGGAGAAGCCTCGCTGCTGA